TTTGGATCATGGCGTAGAGGTCTATCCCGTTAATCCCAAGGCCCTGGATCGGGTGCGAGACCGCTATCGCATGAGTCAATCGAAGAGCGATCCGTTTGATGCCCGGGTATTGTCGGAGTTTCTCAGAACCGACCATGTGCACTTGAGACCCCTGCGACCGAGTTCCGAGCAGGCTCAAGAGCTTAAGCTGCTCACCCGCGATCAGCGCCGAGTCGTGCGCCACAACACTCGGCTTCTCAATCAGCTTAAGATCACCCTCAAGGAGTACTATCCTCGGCCCCTGGAGGTCTTTGGCGACCTGGACAGTCAGATCGCCCAGGATTTTCTCAAAGCGTATCCGACCCCGGCGGCCCTCAGTGAGCTTAAACGTAAGCAGTGGAACCGTTTCGCCACCCACCACCATCATCTCGGCAAGGCGCGCTGTGATGAGCTGTGGGAGAAGCTTAACAAGCCCCAGCTCATGGTTCCCCAACACGTGGTCAGAGCCAAGGCGCAGTTGGTCGAGGTGCTGCTTGAGCAGCTTAAGCCCTCGCTTGCAGCGGTTAAGACCTACAACGAGAGGGTCGAGCGTTTTTTCGCCTCTATGCCGGCAGCTGAGATTGCTCGCACACTGCCGGCAGGAAAGAGCGGCACCCTGGTGCCAATGATCTGGGCGGAGATGGGAGACGCCCAGGATCGCTGGGAGTCCTTCCCACACCTTCAGGCCGAGGCGGGAGTAGTCCCGGTGACCCGATCGAGCGGCAAAAGCCATGTCGTGCAGTTTCGTTTTGCCTGTAACAAGCATCTGCGCCATGCCGCATATCTGTTTGCCTTTGCCTCGCTCAATCGCTGTGAGTGGGCGAATCGATACTATCGAGATCAACGGGCCGCCGGACACCGCCATCCCCAAGCGCTTAGGGCTTTGGGGGCCAAGTGGCTGAAGATTATTTTTGTGATGTGGAGAGACCATAAACCTTACGACGAGAATTATCACTTGGCGAACATTGCACGACAGAGGATGCGCCAGGCGGCGTGAAAAAAAATAAATAAAATAAACAGGGGACTTGACAAGTCTCATAGAAAGTCTACCCTGAGCCTGGTCGAAGGGTTCAATGTTGATAGCAGAGTCGCGCCCGATGGTACTAGCCGTCAGCGCCTGTCGTTCATGACCTTGCGCCGGAGTTGCCTGCGAATCGATTGCCTGCCCGCGGCCAGGCAGGCGGGCCGGCCCGTTGGCCGTTATATCAAGTTCAAATTGCCCGCCGGTTCTCAGGTCGGGATGGTTCTTGCCGGCTGGCCCGGTCATCAGTTCCGGCTCTACATGGTTTGAAAGATTGCCGCTCGCAACGATCTGCCCGGTCGCGCTGGTCGTTGTCAGCTGTTCAACTTTTCCGGGACCGGTTTCGATTTTGACGGCATAGTCGTGCCCGACGGAGCCGCCCGTTCCCTCCCGTTCAATATTCCGGGTTCCGGGCTTGCCCTGAGCCTGGTCGAAGGGTTCAATGCTGATGACAG
The Candidatus Omnitrophota bacterium genome window above contains:
- a CDS encoding IS110 family transposase is translated as MERYYVGVDWADREHQVYVGDEQGGKIAEMKVQEIPEGMAQLGRWLDERRAAGIELWAAIEKPHGRIVDFLLDHGVEVYPVNPKALDRVRDRYRMSQSKSDPFDARVLSEFLRTDHVHLRPLRPSSEQAQELKLLTRDQRRVVRHNTRLLNQLKITLKEYYPRPLEVFGDLDSQIAQDFLKAYPTPAALSELKRKQWNRFATHHHHLGKARCDELWEKLNKPQLMVPQHVVRAKAQLVEVLLEQLKPSLAAVKTYNERVERFFASMPAAEIARTLPAGKSGTLVPMIWAEMGDAQDRWESFPHLQAEAGVVPVTRSSGKSHVVQFRFACNKHLRHAAYLFAFASLNRCEWANRYYRDQRAAGHRHPQALRALGAKWLKIIFVMWRDHKPYDENYHLANIARQRMRQAA